One window from the genome of Salvia miltiorrhiza cultivar Shanhuang (shh) chromosome 7, IMPLAD_Smil_shh, whole genome shotgun sequence encodes:
- the LOC130993985 gene encoding uncharacterized protein LOC130993985 produces MAKREQMGRQDLGHQESDNGVDATTSLVAHESELSRVADLGKNSFYNSKEELVLAVGFWNMKQGAEAKVVRSDQGRLYYKCKHSDKCKFDVRASCHGGGMWGVHKFKEHSCEGELGILKRIKAHSNVVAAYVEKRIRDDGEPDNLLVVSDAHVSIANAVKSELPNATHGLCYYHLQNKIKGYGQAVVELFRQAAYAYTDSEFSRAMSAMAQLKPAAYGKLMRVGPEKWARSQSPVTRYSFLTSNAAEALNARLLWARRLPICSMLEAIRMVLEQWFNDRLASAEESDDLLTPEAKQKISAEISKSRRYTAKRTSERKYKVRAGDRRFMVDLQAKSCECNEFDLDGMPCSHAIAAITEAKEPVEDYVEAYYLRSSLVQTYSGPVNHLPPLEHWEIPFEVATDIVLPNLSRRQAGRPRESRIPSAGERPTQRTTTADASSSLGKRAPKTCGLCGSPGHTRRACKGTGWEQ; encoded by the exons tggacgccacGACTTCGCTCGTTGCTCACGAGAGTGAGCTGTCCAGAGTtgctgatttggggaagaactctttttacaaCAGTAAAGAAGAATTGGTCCTTGCTGTTGGCTTCTGGAATATGAAGCAAGGGGCTGAGGCAAAAGTTGTACGCTCAGATCAGGGACGCCTCTATTACAAGTGCAAGCACTCTGATAAGTGCAAGTTCGATGTGCGTGCATCTTGTCACGGCGGAGGGATGTGGGGAGTGCATAAGTTTAAAGAGCACTCTTGCGAAGGGGAGTTGGGCATTTTGAAACGAATAAAGGCACATTCGAATGTGGTTGCAGCTTATGTGGAAAAAAGAATACGCGATGACggagag CCCGACAACTTACTAGTTGTCTctgatgcgcatgtctccattgctaatgctgtgaagagcgagttACCAAATGCTACTCACGGACTTTGCTACTACCACTTGCAGAACAAAATTAAGGGCTACGGGCAAGCTGTTGTTGAGCTTTTCCGCCAGGCTGCATACGCCTACACGGACTCAGAATTTTCACGTGCAATGTCGGCTATGGCTCAATTGAAGCCGGCGGCGTACGGGAAGTTGATGCGCGTAGGCCCTgagaagtgggcacgatcacaaAGTCCGGTGACCCGTTATAGTTTTCTTACATCTAATGCTGCCGAGGCTTTGAATGCCCGTTTGTTGTGGGCCAGACGCCTTCCTATATGCTCCATGCTGGAGGCAATCAGGATGGTTCTGGAGCAGTGGTTCAATGACAGGCTTGCGTCTGCGGAAGAGAGCGATGACCTTCTTACTCCAGAGGCAAAACAGAAGATAAGTGCGGAGATCTCAAAGAGTCGTCGCTACACTGCGAAGAGGACCTCCGAGAGAAAATACAAGGTTCGTGCTGGTGATCGTCGCTTCATGGTTGACCTTCAAGCGAAGAGCTGTGAATGCAATGAATTCGACCTGGACGGCATgccgtgttctcatgcgatcgcagccattac TGAGGCGAAAGAGCCAGTGGAAGATTACGTGGAAGCTTACTACCTGCGGAGTTCACTGGTTCAAACATACTCCGGTCCAGTAAATCACTTGCCTCCCTTAGAGCACTGGGAAATTCCGTTTGAAGTTGCAACTGATATTGTTTTGCCAAACCTTTCTCGTCGACAAGCTGGTcgaccaagagaatctagaattcCTTCAGCTGGTGAGAGGCCGACTCAAAGGACCACAACAGCGGATGCATCAAGTAGTCTGGGAAAACGAGCACCCAAAACCTGTGGTCTATGTGGCTCGCCTGGCCACACACGTAGAGCATGCAAGGGTACGGGCTGGGAGCAGTAG
- the LOC130993983 gene encoding uncharacterized protein LOC130993983 encodes MAEPLVGNVNQPPKTEAGGPSQPVPEAMRCGLNGKKPEIVGSSSSMAEDNQVVVTVENEEEDENAPLIGMGECRICQEEGGHVAVVVVPYSRPEQINRPTVEISTYNNISYLSTVVSRLNEIGGFALENTFRHGCFGMMLDWQPGQKCNAALHHIVSRLSFGDDPFDPEAEHDLSRAHTFRQFCRSQPVSVRDLADIYFDTVNPVVDTDGGLYLRVAHLLVLHAFVLGVDVRRPVQSWTWKLVDDLPAFSRFPWGSCAYRSLNYRLKHSTIKQDCKKYHFYGPSWALFIWGLEKIPYLGPAIAICNAGVYPRFRRWTFVKTKLDGLQSYFESPENGIWEMVPDEYEAKTSYWLSVAGVNAGIGVRVPEPAVFGHRQPRQRYTGGDHNEDAPEHQPRRRSMRQDTGKRPRGQIVDTSSSSSHHDQSIGGDHPVDSGRRSHSHRAPRPRHEDAPAPSQWSEEDWQRMQHMMRESEERVARTVEDSLFRRIKRYFEDTLDAMRCRCSHSTDVHVPRPAPRSHSDRRREPQPDSDPAQPTSSEAPSHHQSPAHESPAREVGQTTGDAMHTPQWQHDPFGGPTSFGHVQTPHMGVHHMPTFEASSSYGGPRYSWAEPGTSSAYPFEPARSSAPILTQDEMHEYWKQFRGGVSEAVSEAVAAVPLSICAPEAPRRSRRERNPSAALRSPYVHSAVPRPVDSQYVDGFDRMMKAGNRGNYRTMSMAESEHPLPFSFWTTMQNTRTDLSSNAVDCYMMTMRSRLMRGDDLIDGVDARTTIVLDTELFKYFDDEFTQLKSAWREMFPAKAEGRFIYSDGVFATWQPHSKKMYMVHGQGVSSTHGDWMNATTLILPIHVCGRYITCRVDLLSGVCDIFDSQLFKTMPQPRFDVIAALYPLQCLLGKMLEVSQWFARTTIVDNPLENLQWRRLTIQYADENEQFQQPDQCSSGVFACMYVERLISGSPSLAWGNGHAADYRRKIGSSIYEFYIPASK; translated from the exons ATGGCTGAACCTTTGGTGGGGAATGTGAACCAGCCGCCGAAGACTGAGGCGGGTGGGCCGAGCCAGCCGGTTCCTGAGGCTATGAGATGTGGGCTAAATGGAAAGAAGCCTGAAATAGTGGGTTCCTCATCATCAATGGCAGAAGATAACCAAGTGGTGGTGACAGTTGAGAATGAGGAGGAAGATGAGAATGCACCACTGATAGGGATGGGGGAGTGCCGGATTTGCCAGGAGGAGGGCGGTCATGTTGCGGTGGTTGTG GTCCCTTATTCGAGGCCCGAGCAAATCAATCGTCCAACAGTTGAGATCAGTACGTACAACAATATTAGTTACCTATCGACAGTAGTCTCGAGACTAAACGAAATTGGCGGTTTTGCACTGGAGAATACGTTCAGGCATGGGTGCTTTGGGATGATGTTGGATTGGCAGCCGGGCCAGAAGTGCAATGCTGCATTGCACCATATTGTCTCTC GATTGTCCTTTGGGGATGATCCTTTTGACCCCGAGGCTGAGCACGATCTAAGTCGGGCTCATACATTTAGACAATTTTGCCGCTCTCAGCCGGTGTCAGTGCGGGACCTGGCGGATATATATTTCGACACCGTCAATCCAGTGGTTGACACCGACGGCGGGTTGTACCTCCGTGTGGCCCACTtgttggtgctacacgcatttGTATTAGGAGTGGACGTGCGCCGACCCGTGCAGTCCTGGACTTGGAAGCTGGTGGATGATTTGCCGGCCTTTTCCAGATTTCCTTGGGGATCGTGCGCGTATAGAAGCTTGAACTACAGGTTGAAGCACAGCACAATCAAACAGGATTGTAaaaagtatcacttctacggtccttcttGGGCCCTATTCATTTGGGGTCTTGAGAAAATTCCCTATTTGGGCCCAGCCATAGCAATATGCAATGCGGGGGTTTACCCTAGATTTCGGAGGTGGACGTTCGTGAAGACCAAGTTGGATGGGTTACAGAGTTATTTTGAGTCTCCG gAGAACGGGATATGGGAGATGGTCCCCGATGAGTACGAGGCCAAGACATCTTACTGGCTATCGGTGGCAGGCGTCAATGCCGGGATAGGGGTTCGAGTACCAGAGCCGGCAGTCTTTGGTCATAGGCAGCCTCGGCAGCGCTACACTGGTGGGGACCACAACGAGGATGCTCCTGAGCATCAACCTCGGCGTCGCAGTATGAGACAGGATACTGGCAAGCGCCCGAGGGGACAAATAGTGGACACCTCATCGAGCAGCAGCCATCACGATCAGAGCATTGGGGGCGATCACCCCGTTGATTCTGGTCGAAGGTCTCACAGTCACAGAGCCCCGAGGCCTAGGCACGAGGATGCTCCTGCACCTTCACAATGGAGCGAGGAGGATTGGCAGCGCATGCAGCACATGATGCGCGAGAGTGAGGAACGGGTAGCGAGGACCGTGGAGGACAGCCTGTTCAGGAGGATTAAGAGATATTTCGAGGACACGTTGGATGCTATGCGTTGCCGATGCTCGCATAGCACTGATGTTCACGTGCCCAGACCTGCTCCACGATCTCACTCTGACAGGAGACGCGAGCCCCAGCCCGACTCCGATCCGGCGCAGCCTACATCCTCAGAGGCCCCATCGCATCACCAATCCCCTGCACATGAGTCTCCTGCACGAGAGGTGGGACAGACTACTGGTGATGCCATGCACACCCCGCAGTGGCAGCATGATCCGTTTGGTGGCCCGACTAGTTTTGGGCATGTGCAGACTCCGCACATGGGTGTCCACCACATGCCCACATTCGAGGCGTCCAGTTCTTATGGTGGGCCACGCTACTCGTGGGCTGAGCCGGGCACGAGTTCAGCATACCCTTTTGAGCCGGCCCGTTCTTCGGCTCCGATCCTGACTCAAGATGAGATGCACGAGTATTGGAAGCAGTTTAGAGGG GGAGTTTCTGAGGCAGTTTCTGAGGCAGTAGCTGCTGTTCCCCTCAGTATTTGTGCACCGGAGGCTCCACGCAGAAGTCGCCGAGAACGGAACCCGTCGGCTGCACTTCGATCACCATACGTGCACAGCGCCGTGCCGAGACCCGTCGACTCACAGTATGTTGACGGGTTTGACCGTATGATGAAAGCTGGCAACCGTGGCAACTACCGGACGATGTCGATGGCAGAGAGCGAACACCCTCTCCCGTTTAGCTTTTGGACCACTATGCAAAACACGAGGACTGACCTCTCGTCCAAT GCTGTTGATTGCTACATGATGACGATGAGATCGAGGTTGATGAGGGGTGATGACTTGATAGACGGTGTTGATGCGAGGACCACCATCGTATTGGATACAGAGTTATTC AAATATTTCGATGATGAATTCACGCAGTTGAAGTCAGCGTGGCGGGAAATGTTTCCCGCGAAGGCAGAAGGGCGGTTTATATATTCCGACGGAGTTTTTGCTACGTGGCAACCGCATTCCAAGAAGATGTATATGGTGCATGGGCAGGGGGTATCTTCGACTCATGGCGATTGGATGAATGCCACAACG CTCATTTTGCCTATACATGTGTGTGGACGTTACATTACATGCCGAGTGGatttgctgagtggagtttgcGACATCTTCGATTCGCAGTTGTTCAAGACCATGCCGCAGCCGCGCTTCGATGTGATCGCCGCCCTATATCCGCTGCAGTGCCTGTTGGGTAAGATGCTTGAAGTGTCCCAGTGGTTCGCAAGGACCACGATTGTCGACAACCCGTTGGAAAACCTCCAATGGCGAAGGTTGACAATCCAATATGCCGACGAGAATGAGCAGTTTCAGCAGCCAGATCAATGCAGCTCCGGTGTTTTTGCGTGCATGTATGTGGAGCGTCTGATATCAGGCTCGCCGAGCCTTGCGTGGGGCAATGGGCACGCCGCCGACTATAGGCGCAAGATAGGCAGTAGCATCTACGAGTTTTACATCCCCGCATCGAAATAG